One window of the Anaeromyxobacter dehalogenans 2CP-C genome contains the following:
- a CDS encoding IPT/TIG domain-containing protein: MRTRLFALAAALAALSCSSGTGDEAPRPASVEPASGLSTRATRVTIHGDGFLTRPSTKLSGGGAAVDVRHRAWLGEVELEQVAWVDVHTLQATVPAGLAPGSKRLVVENALGRQGALDGAFEVEGAAPAALSAELEADRASAAVGQAIGVTLTLSNGGGSPAEITEVTPTSAGPATSCGAPAPAPPLTIPAGGAAVLAWSCSASAAGALELTATAAGRDASSGADLSAAPAAPASVTVQLPAALTAAIAAEPATVNVGQPVSVTLTVVNGGQSTASLDAVAPSRGGTAPATCGAPTPAPGALAPGAAATFAWTCTASGPGALSLGGTASGTDALSGGAVSASPAAPATVVVQAPAALSAAIAADRATVTAGQPVALTLTVTNAGGAALEVTSVAPLRSGTAATCGPADPAASAAAPVAIAGGSAATFRWSCTPTAPGTATFGAAVAGVDANSRAALQGAAAPQASVTVDAGGTLSVAAFTATPASAGVGQAIAVSLTLANGAAIAADVAAIAPDMPGASPGCGAVSPAPPVSLAAGGAQAFTWSCTASTPGDYALGAAVTSTPAPDVQPASIAVAVLPAARLAPAAVEVATATISTGQVLPASLLLRNEGGAVATVTEVAPGASTAAATCSAASPATPQAIAGGGSLAFQWTCTGVAAGAVDLTAAVSASDAGSGADASPAITAATITVQTAPAISAGLVRDRPAVQVGTPVTLTLALQNGGEAGARVTQVAPTYNAGGNISCTAASPAAPVDLAGGGAAVFTWTCTPHRALTFTLGATVTAADVNGGPSPTVTVPTVTVDGTP; encoded by the coding sequence ATGCGTACTAGGCTCTTCGCGCTCGCGGCCGCGCTCGCGGCGCTCTCGTGCTCGAGCGGCACGGGCGACGAGGCACCGCGGCCGGCCTCCGTCGAGCCCGCCTCCGGCCTCTCGACCCGGGCGACCCGCGTCACCATCCACGGCGACGGCTTCCTGACCCGCCCCTCGACGAAGCTGTCCGGCGGCGGCGCCGCGGTGGACGTGCGCCACCGCGCCTGGCTCGGCGAGGTGGAGCTGGAGCAGGTCGCCTGGGTGGACGTCCACACGCTGCAGGCGACCGTGCCCGCCGGGCTCGCGCCGGGCTCGAAGCGCCTGGTGGTGGAGAACGCGCTCGGCCGGCAGGGCGCGCTCGACGGCGCGTTCGAGGTCGAGGGCGCGGCGCCGGCGGCGCTCTCCGCGGAGCTCGAGGCCGACCGGGCCAGCGCGGCGGTGGGCCAGGCGATCGGCGTGACGCTGACGCTGTCGAACGGCGGCGGCTCGCCCGCCGAGATCACCGAGGTCACCCCGACGTCGGCCGGCCCCGCGACGTCCTGCGGCGCGCCGGCGCCGGCGCCGCCGCTGACCATCCCGGCGGGCGGCGCGGCCGTGCTCGCCTGGAGCTGCAGCGCCTCCGCGGCCGGCGCGCTCGAGCTGACCGCCACCGCGGCCGGCCGCGACGCGTCCTCCGGCGCCGACCTGTCCGCCGCGCCGGCGGCGCCGGCGAGCGTGACGGTGCAGCTGCCCGCGGCGCTCACCGCCGCGATCGCCGCGGAGCCCGCCACGGTGAACGTGGGCCAGCCGGTCTCGGTGACGCTCACCGTCGTGAACGGCGGGCAGTCCACCGCGAGCCTCGACGCGGTCGCCCCGTCCCGCGGCGGGACCGCGCCCGCGACCTGCGGCGCCCCGACCCCTGCGCCCGGCGCCCTCGCGCCCGGCGCTGCCGCCACGTTCGCCTGGACCTGCACCGCGAGCGGGCCGGGCGCGCTCTCGCTCGGCGGCACCGCCTCCGGCACCGACGCGCTGTCCGGCGGCGCGGTCTCGGCCAGCCCCGCCGCGCCGGCGACCGTGGTGGTCCAGGCGCCCGCCGCGCTCTCGGCCGCCATCGCGGCCGACCGCGCCACGGTCACCGCCGGCCAGCCGGTGGCGCTCACGCTCACCGTGACGAACGCGGGCGGCGCCGCGCTGGAGGTGACGTCGGTCGCGCCCCTGCGCTCCGGGACCGCCGCGACCTGTGGGCCGGCCGACCCTGCCGCGAGCGCGGCCGCGCCGGTGGCGATCGCCGGAGGAAGCGCCGCGACGTTCCGGTGGAGCTGCACGCCCACGGCCCCGGGCACCGCGACGTTCGGCGCTGCCGTGGCAGGCGTGGACGCGAACTCGCGCGCCGCGCTCCAGGGCGCCGCGGCGCCGCAGGCGTCGGTGACGGTGGACGCGGGCGGCACGCTCTCCGTGGCCGCGTTCACCGCGACCCCTGCCTCCGCCGGCGTCGGCCAGGCGATCGCGGTGTCGCTGACGCTCGCGAACGGCGCGGCGATCGCGGCCGACGTCGCCGCCATCGCGCCCGACATGCCGGGCGCCTCGCCCGGCTGTGGCGCGGTGAGCCCGGCCCCCCCGGTCTCGCTCGCGGCGGGCGGCGCGCAGGCCTTCACGTGGAGCTGCACGGCCTCGACGCCGGGCGACTACGCGCTGGGGGCGGCGGTGACCTCGACGCCCGCCCCCGACGTGCAGCCGGCGTCGATCGCGGTGGCCGTGCTCCCCGCCGCCCGCCTCGCGCCCGCAGCCGTCGAGGTGGCCACCGCCACCATCAGCACGGGGCAGGTGCTCCCGGCGAGCCTGCTCCTCAGGAACGAGGGCGGCGCCGTCGCGACCGTGACCGAGGTCGCGCCGGGCGCGTCCACCGCCGCGGCGACGTGCTCGGCGGCGAGCCCGGCCACGCCCCAGGCCATCGCGGGCGGCGGCTCGCTCGCGTTCCAGTGGACCTGCACCGGCGTCGCCGCGGGCGCGGTCGATCTCACGGCCGCGGTGAGCGCGTCCGATGCGGGCAGCGGGGCCGACGCGAGCCCGGCCATCACCGCGGCCACCATCACGGTGCAGACCGCGCCGGCGATCTCGGCGGGCCTGGTGCGCGACCGGCCCGCCGTCCAGGTGGGCACGCCGGTGACGCTGACGCTCGCGCTGCAGAACGGCGGCGAGGCGGGCGCCCGCGTGACGCAGGTCGCCCCGACGTACAACGCCGGCGGCAACATCTCCTGCACCGCCGCCTCGCCCGCCGCCCCGGTCGATCTGGCCGGGGGCGGCGCCGCCGTGTTCACGTGGACCTGCACGCCCCACCGGGCGCTGACGTTCACGCTCGGCGCCACGGTGACGGCGGCGGACGTGAACGGCGGCCCCTCACCCACGGTGACCGTACCGACGGTCACCGTGGACGGGACGCCCTGA
- a CDS encoding 3'-5' exonuclease, producing MRRFVTLDLETVPDEALVSAVDGEPSRPYSEQLRRVLAERRARTGGRSDFLPLPYHRPVAACLLEAEEDGGIVRVTDAVAWTDRRGPEAAFLETMWQRLEGASLVTFHGKGFDLPVLELRSLKHAIPTPAWFGAARRTGGTEHLDVKELLAGQATAAPLDLYAKLVGLPGKEDVAGADVQALYAEGALDRIAGYCMTDVVQTFLLFLRVRLVEGSLTPDGYAESAALAREALPRLFARRLRPGERCALDGFLDRCAPFFDGREPALRAQAL from the coding sequence GTGCGGCGCTTCGTGACCCTGGACCTCGAGACCGTGCCCGACGAGGCGCTGGTCTCGGCCGTGGACGGGGAGCCCTCCCGGCCCTACTCCGAGCAGCTCCGCCGGGTGCTCGCCGAGCGGCGCGCCCGGACGGGCGGTCGCAGCGACTTCCTCCCCCTGCCGTACCACCGGCCGGTGGCGGCGTGCCTGCTCGAGGCGGAGGAGGACGGCGGCATCGTCCGCGTCACCGACGCGGTCGCCTGGACCGACCGGCGCGGGCCGGAGGCCGCGTTCCTCGAGACGATGTGGCAGCGGCTGGAGGGCGCCTCCCTGGTGACGTTCCACGGCAAGGGCTTCGACCTGCCCGTGCTGGAGCTGCGCTCGCTGAAGCACGCCATCCCCACCCCGGCCTGGTTCGGGGCCGCCCGCCGGACCGGCGGGACCGAGCACCTCGACGTGAAGGAGCTGCTCGCGGGCCAGGCCACCGCGGCCCCGCTCGATCTCTACGCGAAGCTGGTGGGGCTGCCGGGCAAGGAGGACGTGGCCGGCGCCGACGTGCAGGCGCTCTACGCCGAGGGCGCCCTCGACCGCATCGCCGGGTACTGCATGACCGACGTGGTGCAGACGTTCCTGCTGTTCCTGCGGGTCCGGCTGGTGGAGGGATCGCTCACGCCGGACGGCTACGCCGAGAGCGCGGCGCTCGCGCGCGAGGCGCTGCCGCGGCTGTTCGCGCGGCGGCTCCGCCCCGGCGAGCGGTGCGCGCTGGACGGGTTCCTCGATCGCTGCGCGCCCTTCTTCGACGGCCGCGAGCCGGCGCTGCGAGCGCAGGCGCTGTAG
- a CDS encoding DNA topoisomerase IV subunit A, which yields MARLDAIDKKTVQKIETLAESVLRSVKGGKNPFLEIPVRSLANVQFNPRKRLIELKDQKQKRYFFNVSMAKKFMQTFLVSEACKELIDAGKTTSIRDLYYMTKHALGETRQNTFEEQEESDPIIEDLEVAIDALREELHLFASGRGSMVGPLSIRDAGDAIDLRRMGSGGWSVPSIVEEHVVQFGKSEARYVLLIEKDAVWKRFNEDKFWAREKCIIVTGLGQPPRGVRRIVQRLHSELGLPVYVLVDNDPWGFYIYSVLKQGSINLAYESMRMAVPKARFIGLSSFDKAKFKLPGNVSIRMNDQDDARAKQMLAYPWFKDPKWQREIQEMVRSGEKYELEALSRRGISFITEEYLPKKLRDRDWLE from the coding sequence ATGGCCAGGCTCGACGCCATCGACAAGAAGACGGTCCAGAAGATCGAGACGCTCGCCGAGTCGGTGCTGCGCTCGGTGAAGGGCGGCAAGAACCCGTTCCTCGAGATCCCGGTCCGCTCGCTCGCGAACGTGCAGTTCAACCCGCGCAAGCGGCTCATCGAGCTGAAGGACCAGAAGCAGAAGCGCTACTTCTTCAACGTCTCCATGGCGAAGAAGTTCATGCAGACGTTCCTGGTCTCGGAGGCGTGCAAGGAGCTCATCGACGCCGGCAAGACGACGAGCATCCGCGACCTCTACTACATGACGAAGCACGCCCTCGGGGAGACGCGGCAGAACACCTTCGAGGAGCAGGAGGAGTCCGACCCGATCATCGAGGACCTGGAGGTTGCGATCGACGCGCTCCGCGAGGAGCTGCACCTGTTCGCGAGCGGCCGCGGCTCGATGGTGGGCCCGCTCTCCATCCGCGACGCCGGCGACGCCATCGACCTCCGCCGGATGGGCTCGGGCGGCTGGTCGGTGCCGTCCATCGTCGAGGAGCACGTGGTCCAGTTCGGCAAGAGCGAGGCGAGGTACGTCCTCCTCATCGAGAAGGACGCCGTCTGGAAGCGCTTCAACGAGGACAAGTTCTGGGCCCGCGAGAAGTGCATCATCGTCACCGGCCTGGGCCAGCCGCCGCGCGGGGTGCGCCGCATCGTGCAGCGGCTCCACTCCGAGCTGGGACTGCCGGTGTACGTGCTCGTGGACAACGATCCCTGGGGCTTCTACATCTACTCGGTGCTGAAGCAGGGCTCGATCAACCTGGCCTACGAGTCGATGCGGATGGCGGTGCCGAAGGCGCGCTTCATCGGCCTGTCCTCGTTCGACAAGGCGAAGTTCAAGCTGCCCGGCAACGTGTCGATCCGCATGAACGACCAGGACGACGCGCGCGCGAAGCAGATGCTGGCCTATCCCTGGTTCAAGGACCCGAAGTGGCAGCGCGAGATCCAGGAGATGGTCCGCTCCGGCGAGAAGTACGAGCTGGAGGCGCTCTCGCGGCGCGGGATCAGCTTCATCACCGAGGAGTACCTGCCGAAGAAGCTCCGCGACCGGGACTGGCTGGAGTAG
- a CDS encoding DNA topoisomerase VI subunit B: MAARKAAAVRAKGKATGRDRERDQLELAVVGGAAPRRSKPAAPPAPRVPVRKAAGRARPAPAEEPELLPPAPEAEPEPAAATRSPKRRATAEQMAQQQREISISEFFTKNRHLLGFDNASKALLTTIKEAVDNSLDACEEAGILPEITIEVRDLGLNDQGEGELTKGEGRFVVVVEDNGPGIVKAQAPKIFGKLLYGSKFHRLKQSRGQQGIGISAAAMYGQLTTGQPIRMISRTGKGKPAFGLEIQIDTRKNNPVVTAERQLDDWHEHGTRVELEIVANWQQGQRFVNRYVEHTALSNPHATFHYLRPRQAPLSFPRATDELPKEAQEIKPHPHGVELGALMRMAADSKSHDVRGFLQSAFSRVSSTVADEIVKKAGFKAKVRPRDVAGDREVARKLHQAIGATRIMAPPTQILSPIGDTLMRKGLVSFLNVIETEGPEEEEQLDLDAARKKKATKKGRAAKAEAPEVPDAPAEEGVEKIKGHNYFIATVTRPPKVYRGNPFQVEVGLAYGGSWPADKPIELFRFANRVPLLFQRGACGMTEAIVKTDWRNYLLSQPRGSLPVGPMALLVHIASVWVPFTSEAKEAVAHYPEITREIQLAAQECGRKLAAHIRKRKHADYQAQRRSLFELYIQEVAQAIGKIVKRSPDPIKREFLRLADQVTEQEGAGEGLDDAALEEQSRKITRRPRRAEEEEQE; encoded by the coding sequence ATGGCGGCTCGGAAGGCGGCGGCGGTGAGGGCGAAGGGGAAGGCCACGGGGCGGGACCGGGAGCGCGACCAGCTGGAGCTGGCGGTGGTCGGGGGAGCGGCCCCGCGCCGGTCGAAGCCCGCCGCGCCGCCTGCCCCCCGGGTGCCGGTGCGCAAGGCCGCCGGGCGGGCACGCCCCGCGCCTGCGGAGGAGCCCGAGCTCCTGCCGCCCGCGCCCGAGGCCGAGCCGGAGCCGGCCGCGGCGACGCGCTCGCCGAAGCGCCGCGCCACCGCGGAGCAGATGGCGCAGCAGCAGCGCGAGATCTCGATCTCCGAGTTCTTCACCAAGAACCGGCACCTGCTCGGCTTCGACAACGCCTCGAAGGCGCTGCTCACCACCATCAAGGAGGCGGTGGACAACTCGCTCGACGCCTGCGAGGAGGCCGGCATCCTCCCCGAGATCACCATCGAGGTCCGCGACCTCGGGCTGAACGACCAGGGCGAGGGCGAGCTGACGAAGGGCGAGGGCCGCTTCGTGGTGGTGGTGGAGGACAACGGCCCCGGCATCGTGAAGGCGCAGGCGCCGAAGATCTTCGGCAAGCTCCTCTACGGCTCGAAGTTCCACCGCCTGAAGCAGAGCCGCGGCCAGCAGGGCATCGGCATCAGCGCCGCCGCCATGTACGGCCAGCTCACCACCGGGCAGCCGATCCGGATGATCTCCCGCACCGGCAAGGGCAAGCCGGCGTTCGGGCTCGAGATCCAGATCGACACGCGCAAGAACAACCCGGTGGTCACCGCCGAGCGGCAGCTCGACGACTGGCACGAGCACGGCACGCGGGTGGAGCTGGAGATCGTCGCGAACTGGCAGCAGGGGCAGCGGTTCGTGAACCGCTACGTCGAGCACACCGCGCTCTCCAACCCGCACGCCACCTTCCACTACCTGCGCCCGCGCCAGGCGCCGCTCTCCTTCCCTCGCGCCACCGACGAGCTGCCCAAGGAGGCGCAAGAGATCAAGCCGCACCCGCACGGCGTGGAGCTGGGCGCGCTGATGCGGATGGCCGCCGACTCGAAGAGCCACGACGTGCGCGGGTTCCTGCAGTCCGCGTTCTCGCGCGTCTCCTCGACCGTCGCCGACGAGATCGTGAAGAAGGCCGGCTTCAAGGCGAAGGTCCGTCCGCGCGACGTCGCCGGCGACCGCGAGGTCGCCCGCAAGCTCCACCAGGCCATCGGCGCCACCAGGATCATGGCGCCGCCGACGCAGATCCTCTCGCCCATCGGCGACACGCTCATGCGCAAGGGCCTGGTGTCCTTCCTGAACGTGATCGAGACCGAGGGGCCGGAGGAGGAGGAGCAGCTCGACCTCGACGCGGCCCGGAAGAAGAAGGCCACGAAGAAGGGGAGGGCGGCGAAGGCGGAGGCGCCCGAGGTGCCGGACGCGCCGGCGGAGGAGGGCGTCGAGAAGATCAAGGGCCACAACTACTTCATCGCGACGGTGACCCGGCCGCCCAAGGTGTACCGCGGCAACCCGTTCCAGGTGGAGGTCGGCCTCGCGTACGGCGGGAGCTGGCCGGCCGACAAGCCCATCGAGCTGTTCCGCTTCGCGAACCGCGTGCCGCTGCTGTTCCAGCGCGGCGCGTGCGGCATGACCGAGGCCATCGTCAAGACCGACTGGCGCAACTACCTGCTCAGCCAGCCGCGCGGCTCGCTGCCGGTCGGGCCCATGGCGCTGCTCGTGCACATCGCTTCGGTGTGGGTGCCGTTCACCAGCGAGGCGAAGGAGGCGGTGGCGCACTACCCGGAGATCACCCGGGAGATCCAGCTCGCGGCCCAGGAGTGCGGCCGCAAGCTCGCGGCGCACATCCGCAAGCGCAAGCACGCCGACTACCAGGCGCAGCGGCGCAGCCTGTTCGAGCTGTACATCCAGGAGGTGGCGCAGGCGATCGGCAAGATCGTGAAGCGCAGCCCCGACCCCATCAAGCGCGAGTTCCTGCGGCTCGCCGACCAGGTGACGGAGCAGGAGGGCGCCGGCGAGGGGCTCGACGACGCCGCGCTGGAGGAGCAGTCGAGGAAGATCACGCGGCGGCCGCGCAGGGCCGAGGAAGAGGAGCAGGAGTAG
- a CDS encoding zinc metalloprotease HtpX, whose product MSWSEAAQPRGMSPKAGVGRNYAKTAMLMALLIALLAIGGNVVGGMQGMLLFGGLGLVFNFVSYWFSDRLALMAHRARPVTREELPQVYEIVERLTRRAGMPMPRVYVIPSETPNAFATGRNPSHAAVAVTEGILRILDRRQLEGVLAHELAHVRNRDILISTIAAAVAGLISTLGYVVRWGALLGGMRREDDRGGSALELLAWAILAPLVALVIQLAVSRSREYGADASGAELVGDPEPLAEALLALERGNEAIPYQYGGPATAHLFIVNPFHGAGAKMMSLFSTHPPIEERVRRLREMRRGVRYA is encoded by the coding sequence ATGTCCTGGAGCGAGGCGGCACAGCCGCGCGGCATGTCCCCGAAGGCCGGTGTGGGCCGCAACTACGCCAAGACCGCCATGCTGATGGCGCTGCTCATCGCGCTGCTCGCGATCGGCGGCAACGTGGTCGGCGGCATGCAGGGGATGCTGCTCTTCGGCGGGCTCGGCCTGGTCTTCAACTTCGTCTCCTACTGGTTCTCCGACCGGCTCGCGCTCATGGCGCACCGCGCGCGGCCGGTGACGCGCGAGGAGCTGCCGCAGGTCTACGAGATCGTCGAGCGGCTCACCCGCCGCGCGGGCATGCCCATGCCGCGGGTCTACGTCATTCCCTCCGAGACGCCGAACGCCTTCGCCACGGGCAGGAACCCGTCGCACGCGGCGGTCGCCGTCACCGAGGGGATCCTCCGCATCCTCGACCGGCGCCAGCTCGAGGGCGTGCTCGCGCACGAGCTCGCCCACGTGCGCAACCGCGACATCCTCATCTCCACCATCGCCGCGGCGGTGGCCGGGCTCATCTCCACGCTCGGCTACGTGGTCCGCTGGGGCGCGCTGCTCGGCGGCATGCGCCGCGAGGACGACCGCGGCGGCTCGGCGCTCGAGCTGCTGGCCTGGGCGATCCTGGCGCCGCTCGTGGCGCTCGTGATCCAGCTCGCGGTGTCCCGCTCGCGCGAGTACGGCGCGGACGCGTCCGGCGCCGAGCTGGTGGGCGACCCCGAGCCGCTCGCCGAGGCGCTGCTCGCGCTGGAGCGCGGCAACGAGGCCATCCCGTACCAGTACGGCGGCCCCGCCACCGCGCACCTGTTCATCGTGAACCCGTTCCACGGGGCGGGCGCGAAGATGATGAGCCTGTTCTCGACCCACCCGCCCATCGAGGAGCGCGTGCGCCGGCTCCGCGAGATGCGGCGCGGCGTGCGGTACGCGTAG
- a CDS encoding zinc-binding dehydrogenase has product MKAVLIRGHGGPERVEVGELPLPEPGPAEVRVRVRAAALNHLDLWVRKGWSGLMLSFPHVLGSDVAGVVDAVGPGVDEPRVGAEVVLAPGLSCGRCVRCRSGEENLCRGYAILGEHVSGGQAEAVVVPARNALPRPPNLSFEEAAAVPLTFLTAWHALVARARVRPGETVLVHAAGSGVGVAAVQIAKLHGARVIATAGSDAKLERARALGADEVVNYEAKDFVQEVKRLTQRRGVEVVFEHVGRKTWEGSILSCAPGGRIVTVGATTGYDPPTDLRHVFYRQLSILGSTMGTSGELLEVLRFVGEGRLRPVVDRVLPLARAREAQALLAERAQFGKIVLTP; this is encoded by the coding sequence ATGAAGGCCGTCCTGATCCGCGGCCACGGCGGCCCCGAGCGCGTCGAGGTCGGTGAGCTCCCGCTGCCGGAGCCCGGCCCGGCCGAGGTCCGGGTGCGGGTGCGGGCGGCGGCGCTCAACCACCTCGACCTCTGGGTCCGCAAGGGCTGGAGCGGGCTCATGCTGTCGTTCCCGCACGTGCTCGGCTCGGACGTGGCCGGGGTGGTGGACGCGGTGGGGCCGGGGGTGGACGAGCCGAGGGTGGGCGCCGAGGTGGTGCTCGCGCCGGGGCTCTCCTGCGGGCGCTGCGTGCGCTGCCGCTCCGGCGAGGAGAACCTGTGCCGCGGCTACGCCATCCTGGGCGAGCACGTCTCGGGCGGCCAGGCCGAGGCGGTGGTGGTGCCGGCCCGCAACGCGCTGCCGCGCCCGCCGAACCTGTCCTTCGAGGAGGCGGCGGCGGTGCCGCTCACGTTCCTCACCGCCTGGCACGCGCTGGTGGCGCGCGCGCGGGTGCGGCCCGGCGAGACCGTGCTGGTGCACGCGGCCGGCTCGGGCGTCGGCGTCGCGGCGGTGCAGATCGCGAAGCTCCACGGCGCGCGCGTCATCGCCACCGCCGGCTCGGACGCCAAGCTGGAGCGGGCGCGGGCGCTCGGCGCGGACGAGGTCGTGAATTACGAGGCGAAGGACTTCGTCCAGGAGGTGAAGCGGCTCACGCAGCGCCGCGGCGTGGAGGTGGTGTTCGAGCACGTGGGCAGGAAGACGTGGGAGGGGTCGATCCTCTCCTGCGCGCCGGGCGGCCGCATCGTCACGGTGGGCGCGACCACCGGGTACGACCCGCCGACCGACCTGCGGCACGTGTTCTACCGCCAGCTCTCCATCCTCGGCTCGACCATGGGCACCTCCGGCGAGCTGCTCGAGGTGCTCCGCTTCGTGGGCGAGGGGAGGCTGCGGCCGGTGGTGGACCGGGTGCTTCCGCTCGCCCGGGCGCGCGAGGCGCAGGCGCTGCTTGCCGAGCGCGCGCAGTTCGGGAAGATCGTCCTCACGCCCTGA
- a CDS encoding peroxiredoxin → MTIPLLAMLLGAAPLKVGDKAPDFTLPDTDGKPVSLSSLLESGPVILAFYTKAFTPGUTRELSAYRDRYADVANKGAQVVGISTDSVETQRKFKDELKVPYRLLSDEGGKVAKQYGGTMPVVGLANRATYVLEQDGTIKEIVTGSAAIDPAGAITSCPLHKGKKG, encoded by the coding sequence ATGACGATCCCCCTGCTCGCGATGCTGCTCGGCGCCGCCCCCCTGAAGGTGGGCGACAAGGCGCCGGACTTCACGCTCCCCGACACCGACGGCAAGCCGGTGTCGCTGTCGAGCCTGCTCGAGTCCGGCCCGGTGATCCTGGCCTTCTACACGAAGGCGTTCACCCCTGGTTGAACGCGCGAGCTCTCAGCGTACCGGGACCGGTATGCCGACGTGGCGAACAAGGGCGCGCAGGTGGTGGGCATCAGCACCGACTCGGTCGAGACCCAGCGGAAGTTCAAGGACGAGCTGAAGGTCCCGTACCGGCTGCTCTCCGACGAGGGCGGCAAGGTGGCGAAGCAGTACGGGGGCACCATGCCGGTGGTGGGGCTCGCGAACCGGGCCACCTACGTGCTCGAGCAGGACGGGACCATCAAGGAGATCGTGACCGGCAGCGCCGCGATCGATCCGGCGGGCGCGATCACCTCCTGCCCGCTGCACAAGGGGAAGAAGGGCTAG
- a CDS encoding YgfZ/GcvT domain-containing protein, which yields MSLHERLRAAREGWAVGPVLERAFLRVTGKDAQDYLHRMSTQDLARLKPGEAAYAAFLNAKGHLLGEGHVLVREGEILVELDPAAAPETRALLEKLVIMDDVTFEDLSATLRALPVLGPEGPARLAGRAGAAPVVPSARRGAPCVDVWAPAGEAEALRAALVADGAAPLDLAELESLRILAGVARFGADMDASRLPMEAGLTRAAISFTKGCYIGQEVVLRATARGHLQRGLVQLELPPGAGPGTPLVAGGQEVGAVTSAAETPEGRLGLGYLRRAHWKPGERVRAGEGEAVVRAVIVEDGVVA from the coding sequence GTGAGCCTCCACGAACGACTCCGCGCCGCGCGCGAGGGCTGGGCCGTCGGCCCGGTGCTCGAGCGCGCGTTCCTGCGCGTCACCGGCAAGGACGCCCAGGACTACCTGCACCGCATGTCCACCCAGGACCTCGCCCGCCTGAAGCCCGGCGAGGCCGCCTACGCCGCGTTCCTGAACGCGAAGGGGCACCTGCTCGGCGAGGGCCACGTGCTGGTGCGCGAGGGCGAGATCCTGGTGGAGCTCGACCCGGCCGCCGCGCCGGAGACGCGCGCGCTGCTGGAGAAGCTCGTCATCATGGACGACGTGACGTTCGAGGACCTGTCGGCGACGCTGCGCGCGCTGCCGGTGCTCGGGCCGGAGGGGCCCGCGCGGCTGGCCGGGCGCGCGGGGGCGGCGCCGGTGGTCCCGAGCGCGCGCCGCGGCGCGCCCTGCGTGGACGTGTGGGCGCCGGCGGGCGAGGCGGAGGCGCTGCGGGCCGCGCTCGTGGCCGACGGGGCGGCGCCGCTCGACCTCGCCGAGCTGGAGTCGCTGCGCATCCTGGCCGGCGTGGCGCGCTTCGGCGCCGACATGGACGCGAGCCGGCTGCCCATGGAGGCCGGGCTCACCCGCGCGGCCATCTCGTTCACGAAGGGCTGCTACATCGGGCAGGAGGTGGTGCTCCGGGCCACCGCGCGCGGCCACCTGCAGCGCGGCCTCGTGCAGCTCGAGCTGCCGCCCGGCGCCGGGCCGGGCACCCCGCTCGTCGCCGGCGGCCAGGAGGTCGGCGCGGTGACGAGCGCCGCGGAGACGCCGGAGGGCCGCCTCGGCCTCGGCTACCTGCGGCGCGCCCACTGGAAGCCGGGCGAGCGCGTGCGGGCGGGCGAGGGCGAGGCGGTAGTGCGGGCCGTGATCGTCGAGGACGGGGTGGTCGCGTAG